A region from the Cygnus olor isolate bCygOlo1 chromosome 24, bCygOlo1.pri.v2, whole genome shotgun sequence genome encodes:
- the LOC121059309 gene encoding basic proline-rich protein-like has product MFSNKCHRRGLPAAPWEPGPWQPRPHAPSPQDNWYEPPWEHQPWRGGHNRHPPGPRHPRPFPGPADFHRMEEDRRWAPQDCPRPPPPWDYREEYQRPEEDFTEDSYPVPPLFAPGCFTWSEFPSEEQHPANFPWEQGAFQEGCPPWRSRGLRRKRCRLLRHVQQEMSAYHSPASPQIFKGKHASSKSSQSCPQESQPGGKEEPQRPDAPQPASACKDSVRSWGQVDEGLPAASGEVSEPPGPAASLQKSPATDPQAAEQEPVAEAKLVEPEDGQKAAGSQGQGPSALETEPVLPENTCTGKEEDFEQVEPCSQSAPEAGAGAGSPPHSPSAPPEPAETGSAAASPGAEVSPGATVEPDAQPSQASSDVCTEPAASPGTGHPPVGGTELAAGCQPSLCSTLSAPSPASTDLRSAAVLARKEEIELSYQQFSLTIAVVATMLLQKEPSMEAALGLALRANLRQVRTHHLQELEDFIDSYDSSTPSP; this is encoded by the exons ATGTTCTCCAACAAGTGCCACAGGAgggggctccccgccgccccctggGAG CCCGGTCCGTGGCAGCCCAGACCCCACGCTCCCAGCCCCCAGGACAACTGGTACGAGCCGCCCTGGGAGCACCAGCCCTGGAGAGGCGGGCATAACAGGCACCCG CCCGGTCCCCGGCACCCCCGGCCTTTCCCCGGCCCCGCCGACTTCCATAGGATGGAGGAGGACAGGAGATGGGCACCGCAGGACTGTCCCCGTCCGCCACCCCCCTGGGACTACAGAGAAGAGTACCAAAGACCCGAGGAAGACTTTACCGAGGACTCGTACCCG GTGCCGCCGCTGTTTGCCCCGGGCTGCTTCACCTGGTCTGAGTTCCCCAGCGAGGAGCAGCACCCCGCCAACTTCCCATG GGAGCAAGGAGCCTTCCAGGAAGGCTGCCCGCCCTGGCGCTCTCGTGGCCTGCGCCGGAAACGCTGCCGACTCCTTCGCCATGTCCAGCAAGAGATGTCAGCGTACCACAGCCCGGCCTCTCCCCAGATCTTCAAAG GGAAGCACGCGTCCTCCAAGTCCTCCCAGTCCTGCCCCCAGGAGAGCCAGCCAGGAGGCAAGGAAGAGCCGCAGCGCCCCGATGCTCCCCAGCCAGCTAGCGCCTGCAAAGACAGCGTGCGGAGCTGGGGGCAGGTGGATGAG GGCCTGCCGGCAGCGAGCGGAGAGGTGTCGGAGCCCCCCGggccagcagcctccctgcagaAGAGCCCAGCCACTGATCCTCAGGCTGCGGAGCAGGAGCCAGTGGCAGAAGCAAAGCTG GTCGAGCCAGAAGACGggcagaaagctgcaggcagccagggccAGGGCCCCTCTGCTTTGGAAACGGAGCCAGTCCTGCCAGAGAACACCTGTACCGGGAAGGAGGAGGACTTTGAGCAG GTAGAGCCGTGCAGCCAAAGTGCCCCCGAGGCCGGAGCAGGTGCTGGGTcaccaccccacagcccctcagcccctccgGAGCCTGCTGAGACGGGCAGCGCCGCAGCTAGCCCGGGTGCGGAG GTCTCACCGGGAGCTACTGTGGAGCCCGATGCGCAGCCCAGCCAGGCCAGCTCCGACGTCTGCACCGAGCCAGCAGCGtcacctgggacagggcaccCTCCTGTGGGTGGGACGGAGCTG gctgcaggctgccagcccTCGCTCTGCTCCACGCTCTCCGCGCCCTCCCCGGCCAGCACAGACCTGCGCTCCGCCGCTGTCCTTGCCAGGAAAGAGGAGATCGAGCTG TCCTACCAGCAGTTCAGCCTGACCATCGCCGTGGTGGCCACgatgctgctgcagaaggagccCTCCATGGAGGCGGCGCTGGGGCTGGCGCTGAGGGCCAACCTGCGCCAGGTGCGCACCCACCacctccaggagctggaggactTCATCGACAGCTACGActccagcacccccagcccctga